TGAAGAATGAAGATGGAACGGTGCTTGATCACGGAGCCCGTCAGCATGCTTCATTTGCTTCTCCTTTTTACAGAGAGTTATCTTATAAGATGATTGAAAAACTGGCGCAGCACTATGGTAACGATCCTCGTGTTATCGGATGGCAACTTGATAACGAACCTGCCGTACAGTTTGACTATAATCCGAAAGCGGAACTTGCTTTTCGTGATTTTCTTCGTTCCAAATATAATAATGACATTCAACTTTTAAATAATGCATGGGGAACTGCTTTTTGGAGTGAGGCTTATTCTTCTTTTGATGAAATAACGCTTCCCAAACGTGCACAGATGTTTATGAACCATCATCAGATTTTGGATTACCGTCGTTTTGCTGCAACGCAAACCAATGATTTTCTGAATGAGCAATGCCTGCTAATCAAGAAATATGCAAAGAACCAATGGGTAACAACCAATTATATACCGAACTATGATGAAGGACATATTGGTGGTAGTCCTGCGTTGGATTTCCAAAGTTATACCCGTTACATGGTATATGGAGATAATGAGGGAATCGGTCGTCGGGGCTATCGTGTTGGTAATCCGTTGCGTATTGCTTGGGCGAATGATTTTTTCCGTCCGATACAGGGAACGTATGGTGTAATGGAACTGCAACCGGGACAAGTGAACTGGGGCAGTATCAATCCCCAGCCCCTTCCGGGAGCTGTCCGCTTGTGGTTGTGGAGTGTCTTTGCCGGCGGAAGTGATTTTATCTGTACCTACCGCTATCGTCAACCGCTCTATGGGACAGAACAATATCATTATGGAATAGTGGGAACAGACGGAGTGACTGTTACCCCCGGTGGAAAAGAGTATGAAACTTTTATAAAAGAGATTCGTGAACTTCGTAAGCATTATGCTCCCCGTGAGGCGAAGCCTGCTGATTACCTGGCACGTCGTACAGCTATTCTTTTCAATCCTGAAAACTCTTGGAGCATTGAGCGACAGAAACAAAACCGGACTTGGGATACTTTTGCGCATATTGAAAAGTATTACCGTGCCTTAAAATCATTCGGAGCCCCCGTCGATTTTATTTCAGAAGCCAAGAACTTATCCGATTACCCGGTCGTTATCGCCCCGGCCTATCAATTAGCTGATAAAGAACTGGTAGACAAATGGACTGCTTATGTGAAGAATGGCGGAAATCTCGTCCTGACCTGTCGAACGGCACAGAAAGACCGTTATGGTCGTCTGCCGGAAGCCCCTTTCGGCTCTATGATTACCCCACTGACCGGAAACGAAATGAATTTCTATGACTTGCTTCTTCCCGAAGATCCCGGCACTGTTGTTATGAACGGAAAAGAGTATGCCTGGAATACATGGGGAGAAATCCTGAATCCCCCGACCGATGCACAAGTATGGGCGACATATACCAATGAATTTTACGAAGGAAGCCCCGCTGTGACTTTCCGTAAATTGGGAAAAGGAACGATTACTTATGTAGGAGTGGACAGCCACAACGGTGTGTTGGAAAAAGATATATTGAAAAAACTATATGCACAGCTAAATATCCCGGTAATGGATTTGCCTTATGGCGTGACAATGGAATACCGCAATGGCTTTGGAATTGTTCTGAACTATTCAGACCGGCCTTATACTTTCGATTTGCCGAAAGGCAGTAAAGTATTGATAGGAACCCCGGAAATTCCTACGGCAGGCGTATTGGTCTTTTCAATATAAATATAGAATAGCATCTAATTCTAATCTATAAGATTATTGCCATTCATCGCTTTCACCTGATTCTTGAAATGCCGATGAATAAGGCTATAGCGGGTGAAAGCGAGGGGTGAAATCAGGTGAAACAGAACATTATCGGTTTCACCTTGTCTTTTCAAAATATCCTTTGAGCTAAAACCAATATCATTATAGCTAATCCGGATATCATTATAGCTAATGAAAATATGCTTATAGCAAATCCATTGTCAGGTATTAATAGATGAACTGTCAGATGTTAATAGCCTAGTCGTCAGGTGTTAACACCTTGGCTCTCATCTATTAATACTTGAAATGGTACATCTATATACTCACCGTATTGCATCTATATACTCATCACGGTGGTTATATATGTCCATCACGATGGCTCTATATGTCCAGCAATCGGTATAAATAAATTCAAAAGGTGAAAGCGATAATGGAAGCCTTCACCTGTTTTTCCCCTACGCTTTCACCCGCTATCTCCTTATTCATCGATGTTTCAGCTATAAGGTGAAACTGGTGGAACTTATCTTACGAAGATTCTATTTGTAGGGTGCTATTGTTTTTATTAGAAATCAACAAAAGAATTGCCACTTATACTTCTTGATTATAAAGTCTTATTCAAGAAGCATAAGTGGCAATATCGACAATATCTATTTAAGATTAATATCCGGGATTCTGCATTGCTTTCTTTTCCTCATTGTTTAATGCAGAACCATTTGAATTGGTGATACCGTCTAAGAACGCCTGTGGAATTGGACGATAATAATGTTTGCTTGGATTGAATTCGCCAATCCCCCGAGTAGCACCGTCGTTGAATTTATGCCAGCGGGCATCCAATGTTTTGGTACGGGCCAAGTCTTCCCAACGTTGCAATTCACCACAAAGTTCGCGGGTACGTTCGTTTAATAAGAAACACATCATCTTTTCGGCATTGGACGTACAACCTAATTCATTATAAATAGGAGTGTCAACTGTAGAATTATAAACGTCTGCCACGCTATTCAGTTTCATTGCAGATTTGGTTGAAGCCGTAGTTTCTGCACCTTCCATATTATTGGATTCATAGTATGTGTTTTTGTCCCAATAGATGGCACCTTCGTCAGAGTGACCGCCACCTTTTCCTGAACAGAAAGGATTGTTCTTATAGGATTGTCCACCGTCTACGTTCTTGCTGCGGTCTTCATTGTCAGCATAGCCGGCACGGTTGCGTAACTTATTAATCCATTCGATTGCTTTGTCATAATTGGCTTCACCTTTGCGGATATAAGCCTCGGCAACCATTAACACATCATCTGCCGAACGGGCAATGATAGCGTCACGAGTACCAAATTGTGAAGCGATGGAAACACGGTAACCGTCACGGAATTTAGACAAAGCGACCGAACGCTTGTGCGGGATAATATTGTAATAGTTGCCGGTCTTTTCATTTTCATTTAGGTTCCAGCTATGGGATTGTCCTTTGAAATAACGTACATAAGTATATGTGTTACACATCTTTCCGTCTTTCAATACTGTATATGCCGGAGCGTTAGGATATGCTTCATATCGGTTGTCACCCGGATTGTTGACGATGTATTTTAGACCTAGCTCACCGCCTTTGAAACGTTTTTCACCTTTGTTGACACCTGCCGGAGCGTATGGCATATCTTCGTCTGTCCATTCCGGGGCACTTTTGGTTTCGTTGGCTCCATAACAAGTGATGAATGATTTCCAGAAACGGGAGTCGTTGACACGGTCGAACACTTGCATGGTATATTCTGTAGCACTGACATACGAGAACTCACGTCCGCCGGAAATGTCACGTTTACAACCACTGAGGTCTTGATATACAGACGGATAATAAAGATGCATTTGGTTTCCAAAACGTCCCCATGTTGCTTCGTCATTGGAGAATTGGGCAGCCAGGATTACTTCGCTGACTTTTTCGTTTGCACCGTTCGGCTGCTGGTAATCCCATAATTCCACATAGTCATCGCACAGTGGATGTGCGGCTACCACTTCTGAACCATACTGGATAACTGCGTCCAAATCGGAAGATACATAATTCCCGTTCCAACTGCTATACAATTCGGAAGCACGGAACAGATGTGCTTTTGCCAGGAAATGGGCGGCTGCGTATTTATTGATACGTCCGACAGATTCTCCTTGTTTCGGCAGCAATCGGTATGCTTCTCCAAAGTCGGATATTACCTGAGTGTATATTTCCTCTTCCGAGTTACGTGTGAAGTAAGTTTCCGCACTTGTAGAAGGTTCCAGTTTCAAGGGTACGCCACCGAATTGTTTCACCAGTTCGAAATAGGCATAAGCTCTGAGGAAA
The Bacteroides caecimuris DNA segment above includes these coding regions:
- a CDS encoding beta-galactosidase: MIVKNENSNPPEKNLRVTRTKKIEKGFPTKVSAPITGKYWAEGPAPLFVGDTLYVYFDKYRDHRYGAVRSLDHGETWEDVSDQVSFPRGIRHGTAFAVDASVVEALKENSWFNDKDLTRTGVYYYPEHWNESQWERDFKKMHDLGFEFTHFAEFAWAQLEPEEGRYDFTWLDRAVALAAKYDLKVIMCTSTATPPVWMSRKYPEILLKNEDGTVLDHGARQHASFASPFYRELSYKMIEKLAQHYGNDPRVIGWQLDNEPAVQFDYNPKAELAFRDFLRSKYNNDIQLLNNAWGTAFWSEAYSSFDEITLPKRAQMFMNHHQILDYRRFAATQTNDFLNEQCLLIKKYAKNQWVTTNYIPNYDEGHIGGSPALDFQSYTRYMVYGDNEGIGRRGYRVGNPLRIAWANDFFRPIQGTYGVMELQPGQVNWGSINPQPLPGAVRLWLWSVFAGGSDFICTYRYRQPLYGTEQYHYGIVGTDGVTVTPGGKEYETFIKEIRELRKHYAPREAKPADYLARRTAILFNPENSWSIERQKQNRTWDTFAHIEKYYRALKSFGAPVDFISEAKNLSDYPVVIAPAYQLADKELVDKWTAYVKNGGNLVLTCRTAQKDRYGRLPEAPFGSMITPLTGNEMNFYDLLLPEDPGTVVMNGKEYAWNTWGEILNPPTDAQVWATYTNEFYEGSPAVTFRKLGKGTITYVGVDSHNGVLEKDILKKLYAQLNIPVMDLPYGVTMEYRNGFGIVLNYSDRPYTFDLPKGSKVLIGTPEIPTAGVLVFSI
- a CDS encoding RagB/SusD family nutrient uptake outer membrane protein; this encodes MKINKVLFAAILTSVMSGSFTSCSESFLDEELKTQYSTDRFKTQEGLDELVTGAYQKLKFKFNYIWGIQCYNMGVDEFTDANNVIPAWNHYSQDLNSSETAANQPIWDNYYGLVEPANILLQNLPQYYNTSSPTYNTRLGEAYFLRAYAYFELVKQFGGVPLKLEPSTSAETYFTRNSEEEIYTQVISDFGEAYRLLPKQGESVGRINKYAAAHFLAKAHLFRASELYSSWNGNYVSSDLDAVIQYGSEVVAAHPLCDDYVELWDYQQPNGANEKVSEVILAAQFSNDEATWGRFGNQMHLYYPSVYQDLSGCKRDISGGREFSYVSATEYTMQVFDRVNDSRFWKSFITCYGANETKSAPEWTDEDMPYAPAGVNKGEKRFKGGELGLKYIVNNPGDNRYEAYPNAPAYTVLKDGKMCNTYTYVRYFKGQSHSWNLNENEKTGNYYNIIPHKRSVALSKFRDGYRVSIASQFGTRDAIIARSADDVLMVAEAYIRKGEANYDKAIEWINKLRNRAGYADNEDRSKNVDGGQSYKNNPFCSGKGGGHSDEGAIYWDKNTYYESNNMEGAETTASTKSAMKLNSVADVYNSTVDTPIYNELGCTSNAEKMMCFLLNERTRELCGELQRWEDLARTKTLDARWHKFNDGATRGIGEFNPSKHYYRPIPQAFLDGITNSNGSALNNEEKKAMQNPGY